In Citrus sinensis cultivar Valencia sweet orange chromosome 4, DVS_A1.0, whole genome shotgun sequence, one DNA window encodes the following:
- the LOC127898718 gene encoding uncharacterized protein LOC127898718 translates to MQRMIEFRKEFMKEFNDSQFPPNRLQSDRDSCSDLGERQDQSRPVAKDQSTPIARLSKGTFCKLALGDDLNIVAQGTVFMDNEPNATVHGIPLASTDVRVSIDVAFQKNAILPRPVRDELILVSHAIGSIVAWPKQFVITSNNEVSKFVSQDVASSSMPPIVKSLFSFAKNVMHPSGSIIINFDPNMFASTTEMMFLGRDDILQFCRMEQISVSVIKLYMR, encoded by the exons ATGCAGAGAATGATAGAATTTAGAAAGGAATTCATGAAGGAATTCAATGATTCTCAATTTCCACCAAATCGACTACAATCTGACCGAGATAGTTGTTCAGATCTAGGCGAAAGACAAGATCAGAGTAGGCCTGTCGCAAAGGACCAATCCACACCAATTGCAAGGTTATCAAAG GGGACTTTTTGTAAGTTGGCATTAGGCGATGACCTTAACATAGTGGCTCAAGGAACGGTGTTTATGGATAATGAACCAAATGCAACCGTGCATGGCATACCACTTGCATCTACTGATGTACGTGTGTCTATTGATGTTGCATTCCAAAAAAATGCTATCTTACCTCGACCGGTTCGTGATGAACTTATACTTGTAAGCCATGCTATTGGATCTATCGTGGCTTGGCCTAAACAATTTGTTATTACAAGTAACAACGAg gtATCAAAGTTTGTTTCTCAAGATGTAGCAAGTTCGAGTATGCCTCCAATTGTGAAAAGtcttttttcatttgctaAGAATGTGATGCACCCCTCCGGATCCattataatcaattttgaTCCAAATATGTTTGCTTCTACAACTGAAATGATGTTTCTTGGTAGGGATGATATTCTACAATTTTGTAGAATGGAACAAATATCAGTTAGTGTCATAAAATTGTATATGAGGTGA
- the LOC127901832 gene encoding uncharacterized protein LOC127901832 yields MDKSLISLDRRSKEYRVGVKSFLNFAVRHTTNPNHMRCPCLKCGNVKYQNLSEIETHLIIFGIDQSYTNWFLHGEELVRGPSTSRNAQLIREVDYDHVDNTIELVQGAHDNFESNPDAFPKLLEDAEKPLYPGCNNFKKLSALVKLYNLKVKSGWSDKSFSELLKLLGEMLPDQNEIPTSMYEAKKTLNALGMEYEKIHACPNDCILYWKDYKVLTSCPTCGLSRWKVIKNSEKLKSGVPAKVLWYFPPIPRFTRMFSIKETSKNLTWHAEQSQVDGYLRHPADTPSWKLIDYTWPAFASEPRNLRLALSADGINPHSSLSSRYSCWPVILVTYNLPPWLCVKRKFMMLTLLISGPKQPGNDIDVYLAPLIDDLRLLWEVGVDVYDAYRQQSFNLKAILLWTISDFSAYGNLAGCTVKGYKACLICGEKTRSIRLQHSKKISFMRHRRFLSRSHPYRDMVKEFNGLPKYKIAPEPLNGEEVLAKMDRLNVTWGKQNGKCPVSQSYWKKKSIFFDLEYWKYLYVRHVLDVMHIEKNVCESIVGTLLGIEGKTKDGLAARMDLKPLNMRTELEPITENGRTNKVVNVAALDQLQADVVETVCSLEMYFLPAFFDVMVHLMVHLVREVKLCGPVYLRWMYPFKRDMKKLKGYVRNRNRPEGCIAEAYIAEEAVEFCSEYLSGVDAVGLPSRKNATYDYSDMGYPLLRGKLETELDDARVVQNSGVTLMAKALQISSAKANNPVYSDMTFYGIIEEIWELDYHQFRIPVFRCDWVKSSNGIKVDKFGFTLVDLQRTGHKNDPFILASQAKHVFYVEDQLDPRWSIVLEPSINIAKDDVDEDGLYDHFMNQQALSSRLPLI; encoded by the exons ATGGATAAGTCTTTGATTTCATTGGATAGAAGATCCAAAGAATATAGAGTCGGTGTTAAAagctttttgaattttgccgTTCGTCACACAACAAATCCAAATCATATGCGTTGCCCTTGCTTGAAGTGTGGGAATGTGAAATACCAGAATCTTTCAGAGATAGAAACTCACTTGATTATCTTTGGAATCGATCAAAGTTATACAAATTGGTTTCTACATGGGGAAGAACTTGTTAGAGGGCCTTCTACTAGTAGAAATGCACAGCTTATAAGAGAAGTTGATTATGATCATGTTGATAATACTATTGAGCTAGTTCAAGGGGCACATGATAATTTTGAAAGTAATCCTGATGCATTCCCAAAATTGCTTGAGGATGCTGAAAAACCACTATATCCAGGCTGCAACAACTTTAAAAAGTTATCGGCTTTAGTAAAACTATACAACTTGAAAGTGAAGAGCGGATGGTCAGATAAAAGTTTCTCTGAGCTACTTAAATTACTAGGAGAGATGCTTCCAGACCAAAATGAAATCCCGACATCTATGTATGAGGCAAAAAAAACATTGAATGCATTGGGAATGGAATATGAGAAGATTCATGCCTGCCCAAATGACTGTATACTGTATTGGAAGGATTACAAAGTTTTGACTTCTTGCCCTACTTGTGGATTGTCTAGGTGGAAGGTAATAAAGAACTCGGAAAAGCTAAAATCGGGTGTGCCTGCAAAAgttttatggtattttccaCCAATTCCTAGGTTTACAAGAATGTTCAGCATCAAGGaaacatctaaaaatttaaCGTGGCATGCAGAACAAAGTCAAGTTGATGGTTATCTACGTCATCCAGCCGATACTCCATCATGGAAGCTCATAGACTACACATGGCCTGCTTTTGCATCTGAACCAAGAAACCTGAGACTTGCTCTTTCTGCGGATGGGATTAATCCACATAGTTCCTTAAGTAGCAGGTATAGTTGTTGGCCAGTTATACTAGTGACTTATAATCTTCCACCGTGGCTATGCGTGAAAAGAAAGTTTATGATGTTAACCTTGTTGATATCGGGTCCTAAGCAACCCGGCAATGATATTGATGTGTACTTAGCACCATTGATCGATGATCTGAGATTGTTATGGGAGGTGGGAGTTGATGTTTATGATGCATACCGACAACAATCTTTCAACTTAAAAGCTATTCTTTTATGGACAATTAGTGATTTTTCGGCTTATGGAAACTTAGCTGGTTGTACTGTAAAGGGCTATAAAGCTTGTCTGATATGTGGAGAAAAAACACGTTCTATTCGATTACAGCATAGTAAAAAGATTTCTTTCATGAGGCATAGAAGATTTTTATCACGATCACACCCGTATCGTGATATggtaaaagaatttaatgGTCTTCCCAAATATAAAATAGCACCCGAACCATTAAATGGAGAGGAAGTTCTAGCAAAAATGGATAGGTTGAATGTTACATGGGGAAAGCAAAATGGAAAATGTCCAGTTTCACAAAGTTATTGGAAGAAAAAGTCTATATTTTTTGACCTTGAATACTGGAAGTATCTTTATGTTCGACATGTGCTTGATGTTATGCATATTGAGAAGAATGTATGTGAGAGTATTGTCGGTACATTGCTTGGGAtagaaggaaaaacaaaagatggaCTTGCAGCTCGTATGGATCTTAAACCATTGAATATGCGGACTGAATTGGAGCCTATAACTGAAAATGGGAGAACTAA TAAGGTTGTAAATGTGGCTGCACTTGATCAACTACAAGCTGATGTAGTCGAAACGGTATGCTCGCTTGAGATGTATTTTCTTCCAGCCTTTTTTGATGTCATGGTTCATTTGATGGTACATCTTGTTCGAGAAGTTAAACTTTGTGGGCCGGTTTATTTACGATGGATGTACCCATTCAAAAGAGACATGAAAAAGTTAAAGGGGTATGTCAGGAACCGTAATAGACCAGAGGGTTGTATAGCTGAAGCATACATTGCTGAAGAAGCTGTTGAGTTTTGCTCAGAGTATTTATCTGGTGTAGATGCAGTTGGACTTCCATCTAGAAAAAATGCTACATATGACTATTCAGATATGGGCTATCCTCTTTTAAGAGGTAAACTTGAGACT GAATTGGATGATGCACGAGTTGTTCAAAATAGTGGGGTCACTTTAATGGCCAAGGCTTTACAAATCTCAAGTGCTAAAGCTAATAATCCAGTCTATTCGGATATGACTTTCTATGGCATTATTGAAGAGATATGGGAGCTGGACTACCATCAATTTAGAATTCCAGTGTTTCGATGTGATTGGGTTAAAAGTAGCAATGGTATCAAAGTAGATAAGTTTGGGTTTACTCTAGTTGATCTTCAAAGAACAGGGCATAAAAATGATCCATTCATTCTAGCATCGCAAGCAAAACATGTGTTCTATGTTGAAGACCAACTTGATCCTAGATGGTCAATTGTTTTAGAGCCTTCTATAAATATTGCAAAGGATGATGTCGATGAAGATGGCTTATATGACCATTTTATGAACCAACAAGCTTTGAGTAGCAGATTGCCTCTCATTTGA
- the LOC127898649 gene encoding uncharacterized protein LOC127898649 has product MQNLSESQTERRNKVTLNHGLSRGGYVGLEERIQRATGVYAPVPREDLWVEARKTKNGEFRSEDVKEKAEKITDLKKQVADGEISFQPGEDILTMALEKPEHPGRVQAIGDGVTITS; this is encoded by the exons ATGCAGAATCTTAGTGAATCTCAGACAGAACGGCGTAACAAAGTCACTCTAAATCATGGTCTTTCTAGAGGAGGATATGTTGGCTTAGAAGAACGAAtt CAACGAGCAACTGGTGTTTATGCTCCCGTACCACGAGAAGACTTATGGGTTGAAGCTCGAAAAACAAAGAATGGTGAATTTAGAAGTGAGGATGTTAAAGAAAAGGCTGAGAAAATa ACTGATTTAAAGAAACAAGTTGCTGATGgagaaatttcatttcaaCCGGGTGAGGATATTCTCACTATGGCTTTGGAGAAACCAGAACATCCAGGTCGAGTACAAGCTATTGGTGATGGAGTGACGATAACATCATAG